In a genomic window of Nodosilinea sp. E11:
- a CDS encoding TIGR03885 family FMN-dependent LLM class oxidoreductase, with product MVQFSYHASHEQFPPSLLLTYAQQAEQAGFQAITCSDHFHPWSERQGESGFAWSWLGAAMQAASLPFGVVCAPGQRYHPAIIAQAAATLGEMFPDRFWVALGSGQAMNEAITGPTWPIKAQRNARLKECVDIMRALWAGETVTHHGLVCVEEAKLYTRAAHPPQIMGAAITPKTAEWVGGWADGLITISHPHDKLRQVVEAFRRGGGEDKPMYLKVQLSYAEDDETALTGAYDQWRTNIFDSPVQTDFRHPQQFDAAASFVKPEDMYDHVRIAADPQQHIDWLQKDIDLGFETISLHNVNRGQQRFIDVFGEQILPALQSVRPRE from the coding sequence ATGGTGCAGTTCAGTTATCATGCGTCCCACGAGCAGTTTCCTCCTAGTCTGCTGCTAACCTATGCGCAGCAGGCAGAACAAGCGGGATTTCAAGCCATTACCTGTTCCGACCACTTTCACCCCTGGAGCGAACGTCAGGGTGAAAGCGGCTTTGCTTGGTCGTGGTTGGGGGCGGCTATGCAGGCCGCGTCGCTGCCTTTTGGGGTGGTCTGTGCGCCAGGACAGCGCTACCACCCGGCCATCATTGCCCAGGCAGCAGCCACCCTGGGGGAAATGTTTCCCGATCGCTTTTGGGTCGCCCTGGGCAGCGGGCAGGCTATGAACGAAGCCATTACTGGCCCTACCTGGCCGATTAAAGCCCAGCGTAATGCCCGGCTTAAAGAATGTGTAGACATCATGCGCGCCCTGTGGGCAGGCGAAACCGTCACCCACCACGGGCTGGTCTGTGTTGAAGAAGCCAAACTCTACACTCGAGCGGCCCATCCCCCCCAAATTATGGGCGCGGCCATTACCCCCAAAACCGCTGAGTGGGTGGGCGGCTGGGCCGATGGGTTAATCACCATTTCTCACCCCCACGACAAACTGCGGCAGGTGGTTGAGGCCTTTCGGCGCGGTGGCGGCGAGGACAAACCGATGTATCTCAAGGTGCAACTCTCCTACGCCGAAGATGACGAAACCGCCTTGACCGGGGCCTACGACCAGTGGCGCACCAATATTTTTGACAGCCCGGTGCAGACCGATTTTAGGCACCCCCAGCAGTTTGATGCCGCTGCCAGTTTTGTAAAGCCGGAGGATATGTATGACCACGTACGCATTGCCGCTGACCCCCAGCAGCATATTGACTGGTTGCAGAAGGATATAGACCTGGGGTTTGAGACGATTTCGTTGCACAACGTCAATC